In a single window of the Terriglobus roseus genome:
- a CDS encoding aldehyde dehydrogenase family protein encodes MPLQSINPATGEVLRTFSMLSDDALRLRIGQAAEAAAVQRALPLEHRTLYLRKLAALLDEEGDNLARTVTLETGKPLRSARAEIALCADAARFYAEQAPRMLAPELLQSENGQSYVQWSPMGVVLAVMSWESPIWHVLRFAIPALVGGNAILLKHAASVPQCAMQLEALIRRAGFGRGTLSALLIDSGTVERVLGEERVAAVTVTGSESTGRAVAAQAGWLLKKSALHLPGSDPMVVMPSADLEAAVATAARALASGSQTTRLVVSSSIFNDFQHRLVSAVEALKVGDPLKDGTDVGPLGTAEAVNILAEQVAAAVTSGGRIVTGGTRLIGSGNFFEPTILSDVPRTAPVARDALAGPVALLFRANDLADAMAIANDTPFGRSASLWTKEPSEQQQLIAGIEAGSVALNGLQVDTARAPVGGTKRSGYGRELGAAGLREFMIAKTVLIGQ; translated from the coding sequence ATGCCACTGCAGTCGATCAACCCGGCCACCGGCGAGGTCCTTCGGACCTTCAGCATGCTCTCAGACGACGCCCTGCGTCTCCGCATTGGACAGGCGGCAGAGGCCGCCGCCGTACAGCGAGCCTTGCCGCTGGAGCACCGCACACTGTATCTGCGGAAGCTGGCCGCGTTGCTGGATGAGGAAGGCGATAACCTGGCTCGCACGGTCACGCTTGAGACGGGTAAGCCTTTGCGCTCTGCCCGAGCAGAGATTGCTCTCTGCGCGGATGCAGCGCGCTTCTATGCCGAGCAGGCCCCTCGGATGCTGGCTCCAGAACTGCTGCAGAGCGAGAATGGGCAATCCTATGTGCAATGGTCGCCGATGGGCGTTGTTCTGGCTGTGATGTCGTGGGAGTCGCCCATTTGGCATGTGCTGCGCTTCGCCATCCCTGCGCTCGTCGGCGGGAACGCTATCCTTCTGAAACATGCAGCCAGCGTGCCCCAGTGCGCGATGCAGCTTGAGGCGCTGATACGCCGCGCCGGCTTCGGACGCGGCACTCTCAGTGCCCTTTTGATCGATAGCGGCACCGTAGAGAGAGTGCTGGGGGAGGAACGGGTAGCAGCCGTTACCGTCACGGGATCCGAGTCAACGGGCCGCGCGGTCGCCGCGCAGGCGGGATGGCTGTTGAAGAAGTCCGCCCTGCATCTACCCGGGAGCGACCCCATGGTGGTCATGCCGTCCGCTGATCTTGAGGCGGCGGTCGCAACTGCGGCGAGAGCACTTGCGAGCGGTAGCCAGACCACGCGACTCGTCGTCTCTTCGAGCATCTTCAACGACTTTCAGCATCGGCTTGTCTCCGCCGTGGAGGCACTGAAGGTCGGCGATCCGCTCAAGGATGGGACGGACGTCGGCCCCCTGGGTACAGCGGAAGCAGTCAACATTCTGGCGGAACAAGTGGCTGCAGCCGTGACTTCAGGCGGCCGCATTGTGACGGGCGGCACGCGACTGATCGGCAGCGGTAACTTCTTTGAACCGACGATCCTCAGCGATGTGCCGCGCACTGCGCCGGTCGCTCGCGATGCTCTTGCTGGCCCCGTGGCACTGCTCTTCCGGGCGAATGACCTGGCAGATGCCATGGCGATCGCAAACGATACGCCCTTCGGACGATCCGCTTCTTTGTGGACGAAAGAACCGAGCGAACAACAGCAGTTGATTGCGGGTATCGAAGCCGGCTCGGTCGCCCTGAACGGCCTGCAGGTGGACACGGCGCGAGCGCCGGTCGGAGGCACCAAGCGATCAGGTTATGGCCGTGAGCTGGGCGCAGCAGGCCTCCGAGAGTTCATGATTGCTAAGACGGTGCTCATCGGCCAGTAA
- a CDS encoding TonB-dependent receptor — translation MTRRNLSIALLSLGSVATVNLTAPHAMAQTASTGTVTGFVLDPDQAAIPGATVTLTPAKGAALTTTSGADGGYTFRGVPTGTYSLTVSMSGFASFVRQGVRVNSSTVTINTAMAVQSANTEIDVTTQSNTVSVDPDSNGSAVVLKDKDLEALSDDPDELSDELTALAGPSAGPNGGQIYVDGFTGGQLPPKSSIREIRVNQNPFSAQFDKQGFGRVEVFTKPGTDTYHGTASVQFNDKVFNTSSPFLGSANQQPSYHRLFFIASLTGPLTRTSSYSLAGSHRTIQDNSIFAGSIISTGPDSGVLCAPGNPACSLNPLPESLRATFHPQTRYDFTPRIDLALGKSNTLTIRYQLEHGSATNAGLGSTSLSSVASNTSNNENQIQISDTQILSQRIINETRLALVRAKASSLPQSFAPTVSLSGYFSGGGASGGTSNTTSDRLELQNYTSVALQKNFIRAGMRLRIYRDAQYATGGSNGTFSYSSAANYIANKPFQYRVMSIATPKVNGYLSDIGIYAEDDWRARPNLTVSYGVRYEAQSDINSKADIAPRFAVSFGIPRKKGNPTTVLRTGFGIFYDRFDIAQVLNSYQQNGVNQIALIYSNPTGVCAPGNTAGCGTGGASSQTIYQLAPNLRSAYNMQSVVGVDQQVGKRSTLSFNYLSNVGVHQFLSRSLPTTGTNKLYSYQSGGVFRQNQFIVNFRTQLGTKFSLTGFYALNYAKSNANGASAFPTDSLNSRTDYGRALFVQKHRITFFGNWQAPFGINASPFMVFNTGSYYNVTAGSDLNGDTVNNDRAGFANGVSGNCRTYTDFTASVSSTNRVPPGYCTGPANVQFNLRLVKAFGFGKRTRPAGADAAAAGPDLGAGVPRGGGGGPRGGGGGGGARGGGGGGRSVSSGHKYNFNAGVQVQNLFNYVPYSTPNASLSSPLLFGKSQSLTGGMGNSGSAVRTVTLQLNFNF, via the coding sequence TTGACTCGACGAAACCTGTCGATTGCTCTGCTCTCTCTTGGCTCCGTTGCAACGGTCAACCTCACCGCTCCCCATGCCATGGCGCAGACCGCCAGCACCGGCACGGTCACTGGCTTCGTTCTTGATCCGGACCAGGCGGCCATCCCGGGCGCCACTGTCACGCTGACGCCTGCAAAGGGCGCAGCACTCACGACCACCTCAGGCGCAGATGGCGGTTACACCTTCCGTGGTGTTCCGACAGGCACCTATTCCCTCACTGTCAGCATGTCGGGTTTCGCGTCCTTCGTGCGGCAGGGGGTTCGCGTCAACAGCAGTACGGTTACGATCAACACCGCCATGGCTGTGCAGTCTGCCAATACGGAAATCGATGTAACAACGCAGAGCAACACGGTCTCAGTGGACCCGGACTCCAATGGCAGCGCCGTCGTCCTGAAGGACAAGGACCTGGAAGCCCTGTCGGATGATCCGGATGAACTCTCCGACGAATTGACGGCCCTTGCGGGCCCGAGCGCGGGACCGAACGGCGGTCAGATTTATGTAGATGGCTTCACAGGCGGCCAGTTGCCGCCAAAGTCCTCTATTCGCGAAATTCGCGTAAACCAGAATCCTTTCTCCGCGCAGTTCGACAAGCAGGGCTTTGGCCGCGTGGAGGTGTTCACCAAGCCGGGCACCGACACGTATCACGGTACGGCCAGCGTCCAGTTCAATGACAAGGTTTTTAACACCTCCAGTCCATTCCTTGGATCCGCGAACCAGCAGCCGAGTTATCATCGGCTCTTCTTCATCGCGTCACTGACAGGCCCGCTCACTAGGACGAGTTCGTACTCGCTTGCGGGAAGCCACCGTACCATTCAGGACAACAGCATCTTCGCCGGGTCCATCATCAGCACCGGTCCTGACTCCGGCGTTTTGTGTGCTCCCGGCAACCCGGCGTGCTCGTTGAATCCGTTGCCGGAATCACTCCGCGCGACCTTCCACCCGCAGACGCGTTATGACTTCACACCGCGCATCGATCTGGCGCTTGGCAAGAGCAACACGCTCACCATCCGCTACCAGCTCGAGCATGGTAGCGCGACGAATGCAGGTCTTGGCTCAACGTCCCTGAGCAGCGTTGCGAGCAACACTTCGAACAACGAAAACCAGATCCAGATCAGCGATACGCAGATCCTGAGTCAGCGCATCATCAATGAGACACGACTCGCGCTTGTGCGTGCCAAAGCCTCTTCCTTGCCGCAGAGCTTCGCACCAACCGTCTCTCTCTCCGGTTATTTCAGCGGTGGTGGCGCCAGTGGTGGAACGTCGAACACCACAAGCGACCGGCTGGAATTGCAGAACTACACTTCGGTCGCGCTGCAGAAGAATTTCATTCGCGCCGGCATGCGTCTGCGCATTTACCGCGATGCTCAGTACGCCACCGGTGGGTCAAACGGAACGTTCTCCTACTCCAGCGCCGCCAACTACATCGCGAACAAGCCATTCCAATACCGCGTCATGTCGATCGCGACGCCGAAGGTCAATGGTTACCTTTCAGATATTGGCATCTACGCGGAAGACGACTGGCGCGCGAGGCCGAATCTGACGGTGAGCTATGGTGTCCGCTACGAGGCGCAGAGCGACATCAACAGCAAGGCAGACATTGCGCCACGTTTCGCTGTTTCCTTTGGTATCCCGCGCAAGAAGGGTAATCCCACCACGGTCCTGCGCACGGGCTTCGGTATCTTCTATGACCGGTTCGATATCGCCCAGGTACTGAACTCCTACCAGCAGAATGGCGTCAACCAGATCGCGCTGATCTACAGCAATCCAACGGGCGTCTGTGCTCCCGGCAACACCGCTGGTTGCGGAACGGGCGGTGCGTCTTCGCAGACCATCTACCAGTTGGCTCCGAATCTGCGCAGTGCCTATAACATGCAGTCCGTCGTGGGCGTTGACCAGCAGGTGGGCAAGCGCTCCACACTGTCCTTCAATTACCTGAGCAACGTTGGTGTTCACCAGTTCCTGTCGCGGTCGCTGCCCACTACGGGCACGAACAAGCTGTACTCCTACCAGTCCGGCGGTGTCTTCCGCCAAAACCAGTTCATCGTCAACTTCCGTACCCAGCTCGGCACCAAGTTCTCTCTCACAGGCTTTTACGCGCTGAACTATGCGAAGTCGAACGCGAACGGTGCCTCAGCCTTCCCGACGGACAGCCTCAATTCCAGGACGGACTACGGTCGTGCACTGTTTGTGCAGAAGCACCGCATCACGTTCTTCGGTAATTGGCAGGCACCCTTTGGCATCAACGCCTCGCCCTTCATGGTCTTCAACACGGGCAGCTACTACAACGTGACGGCCGGCAGCGATCTGAACGGCGATACCGTCAACAACGACCGCGCGGGCTTTGCCAACGGCGTTTCCGGCAATTGCAGGACCTACACCGACTTCACGGCAAGTGTAAGCTCGACCAACCGTGTTCCTCCCGGTTACTGCACCGGTCCGGCAAACGTGCAATTCAACCTGCGCCTTGTGAAGGCCTTTGGCTTCGGCAAGCGCACACGTCCCGCTGGTGCGGATGCTGCAGCAGCAGGTCCTGACCTGGGCGCCGGCGTCCCGCGTGGCGGTGGTGGAGGCCCACGTGGTGGCGGTGGCGGTGGTGGTGCACGTGGCGGTGGCGGTGGCGGCCGCTCCGTCAGCTCCGGGCACAAGTACAACTTCAACGCGGGTGTGCAGGTTCAGAACCTGTTTAACTACGTGCCTTACTCCACACCAAACGCCTCGCTCAGTTCGCCGTTGCTCTTCGGTAAGTCGCAGTCCCTTACCGGCGGCATGGGCAACAGTGGGTCCGCAGTCCGTACTGTCACGCTGCAGCTAAACTTTAACTTCTAG
- a CDS encoding DUF5666 domain-containing protein codes for MSNRIAGVWMISQRVALAGVLCGVAIAPIVLTGVAAAQAAATPRVLGTVKSISGNTLIVAADGTGAISTVTVADGARVQQSADLKTVSAATLDLLAVGDRVLATGTGDATTLTATRVIMIKSTAIAQRNAATQADWNRRGSGGIVKTVAPANNTISISSGKKDVTVTTTGSTIYRRYAPGSVKFEDAKPGTLAEIQAGDQLRVRGDKSPDGTSITADEIVFGSFKNLSGTIVSVNLAANSLVIKDLATKKNETVSISDASDLRNLPPEMAARFAPAGARAAGAGGFAGRAGGAAAGAGAPAGAAAPAAGTPPAGAGDAAAAGGGRPGGYGGGSGGPGGGAPGGRPGGPGGRGAADLATMIPRLPKTTVADLKSGQALMIVASGSGGAGPYTAITVLSGVEPLLTGPAGSEMTISPWSMGAGEGGGGGAAE; via the coding sequence GTGAGCAATCGAATCGCAGGCGTTTGGATGATTTCGCAGCGCGTGGCGCTGGCGGGTGTGCTGTGTGGCGTCGCAATCGCGCCCATCGTGTTGACCGGCGTGGCCGCCGCGCAGGCCGCGGCTACGCCTCGGGTACTCGGTACTGTGAAGTCGATCTCCGGCAACACGCTTATCGTCGCGGCGGACGGCACGGGGGCGATAAGCACCGTGACGGTCGCTGACGGCGCACGCGTGCAGCAGAGCGCGGACCTGAAGACTGTGTCGGCGGCCACGCTCGACTTGCTGGCCGTAGGGGACCGTGTCCTGGCGACCGGCACCGGCGACGCGACCACGCTGACTGCGACGCGCGTCATCATGATCAAGTCCACCGCTATCGCACAGCGGAACGCAGCGACCCAGGCCGACTGGAACCGTCGAGGATCAGGCGGCATCGTGAAGACGGTAGCGCCCGCGAATAACACCATCTCCATCAGTTCTGGTAAGAAGGACGTCACAGTGACCACGACCGGATCGACGATCTATCGCCGCTACGCGCCCGGCTCGGTGAAGTTTGAAGATGCGAAGCCCGGCACCCTGGCGGAGATTCAGGCCGGGGACCAGCTGCGCGTACGGGGCGACAAATCGCCCGATGGCACAAGCATTACGGCCGACGAGATTGTCTTCGGCTCCTTCAAGAATCTCTCCGGGACAATCGTCTCCGTGAACCTGGCAGCGAACTCGCTGGTCATCAAGGACCTCGCCACAAAGAAGAACGAGACGGTTTCCATTAGTGACGCCTCCGATCTGCGTAACCTGCCGCCTGAGATGGCAGCACGGTTCGCCCCCGCGGGCGCGCGTGCTGCGGGTGCGGGTGGATTCGCTGGCCGGGCGGGCGGCGCCGCTGCTGGAGCCGGTGCTCCTGCGGGTGCCGCCGCCCCTGCAGCGGGTACGCCTCCTGCCGGCGCTGGCGATGCTGCCGCTGCTGGCGGTGGACGTCCCGGTGGTTATGGCGGCGGCTCTGGCGGTCCCGGTGGCGGTGCCCCTGGTGGACGTCCCGGTGGTCCTGGCGGTCGTGGTGCGGCTGATCTCGCCACGATGATTCCCCGTCTGCCGAAGACAACGGTTGCCGACCTGAAGTCTGGCCAGGCACTGATGATCGTCGCGTCCGGTAGCGGTGGCGCTGGTCCCTACACAGCCATCACCGTCCTCAGCGGTGTTGAGCCCCTGTTGACTGGGCCTGCGGGCAGCGAGATGACGATCTCGCCGTGGAGCATGGGCGCTGGTGAGGGTGGCGGCGGCGGCGCAGCGGAATAA
- the treZ gene encoding malto-oligosyltrehalose trehalohydrolase → MHHFSVWAPQRRKVSVQVDGVAYPMEGPSERGFWKADVEAAEHGSDYGFLLDDDTKPYPDPRSFWQPKDVHSLSRVLDHGRFPWTDEKFRPSPLPSAVIYEMHLGTFTDGGTLDSAIEKLAYLCDLGITHIELLPIASYEGKFSWGYDGVAPYAPDESYGGPDAVKRFVNACHEKGLGVILDVVYNHFGPAGNYTQMFGPYFTERHHTPWGAAINFEEGGSDQVRRYFIDNALMWLREYHFDGLRLDAVHELIDRSAMHFLEQLSREVEDLSAALGRALFLIGETDLNDPKFVTPREANGFGLDAQWSDDFHHALFTLIHKEQSGYYQDFGTIEQLATTLRQVFLYDGRYSRFRQHNHGREVHKISYHRFLGYIQNHDQIGNRANGERLEHLVGMQKAKLAAAVVMTAPFLPMIFMGEEWAAATPWMYFADFQEEELRKNVREGRKRDFQHFGWSENVPSPEDPATVEASKLKWSELEDPKHHEMFQWYRDLIHLRRRTLALNLGDFSRMVVQHSEEGRWLYTDRGNIRTMINFSENPTAFAVEPGSELLLSSDVAPARDGDCVMVPPCSVAIYHWPPQPLDQDPPE, encoded by the coding sequence ATGCATCATTTCTCAGTTTGGGCACCACAGCGGCGAAAGGTCTCAGTGCAGGTCGATGGGGTCGCGTATCCAATGGAAGGGCCATCGGAGCGCGGCTTCTGGAAGGCCGATGTCGAAGCAGCCGAGCATGGCAGCGACTACGGCTTCCTGCTCGACGATGACACGAAGCCCTACCCAGATCCGCGATCGTTCTGGCAGCCGAAGGATGTTCATTCCCTGTCGCGCGTGCTGGATCACGGCAGGTTCCCCTGGACGGACGAAAAGTTTCGTCCAAGCCCGCTGCCCTCTGCCGTCATCTACGAGATGCACCTCGGGACCTTCACGGACGGCGGCACGCTGGACAGTGCTATTGAGAAGCTGGCCTACCTGTGTGATCTGGGCATCACGCACATCGAACTGTTGCCAATCGCCTCTTACGAAGGTAAGTTTTCCTGGGGTTATGACGGTGTAGCGCCGTACGCTCCGGACGAGTCTTATGGCGGCCCGGATGCTGTGAAGCGCTTTGTGAATGCGTGCCATGAGAAAGGGCTTGGCGTCATCCTGGACGTGGTCTATAACCACTTCGGCCCAGCCGGTAATTACACGCAAATGTTCGGTCCGTACTTTACGGAACGACACCACACGCCATGGGGCGCCGCCATCAATTTCGAAGAGGGTGGCAGCGACCAGGTGCGCCGCTACTTCATCGACAACGCATTGATGTGGCTCCGCGAATATCACTTCGATGGATTGAGACTCGACGCTGTGCATGAGCTCATCGACCGGAGCGCCATGCACTTCCTGGAGCAGCTTTCACGCGAGGTGGAAGATCTTTCGGCTGCACTGGGGCGGGCTCTCTTCCTGATCGGCGAAACGGATCTAAACGATCCCAAGTTCGTGACGCCGCGTGAGGCGAATGGATTCGGCCTGGATGCGCAGTGGAGTGACGACTTCCATCACGCACTGTTCACACTGATCCACAAGGAACAGAGCGGCTATTACCAGGACTTCGGCACCATTGAGCAGCTCGCCACCACGCTTCGGCAGGTGTTTCTCTACGACGGCCGCTACTCCCGCTTCCGCCAGCACAATCATGGGCGCGAGGTGCATAAGATCAGCTATCACCGCTTCCTTGGCTACATCCAGAATCATGACCAGATCGGCAATCGCGCGAACGGCGAGCGCCTGGAACATCTGGTTGGCATGCAGAAGGCGAAGCTTGCAGCGGCCGTCGTTATGACGGCGCCATTCCTGCCCATGATCTTCATGGGGGAGGAGTGGGCTGCGGCGACACCGTGGATGTATTTCGCAGACTTCCAGGAAGAGGAGTTGCGGAAGAACGTGCGCGAAGGACGCAAGCGCGACTTCCAGCACTTCGGCTGGTCGGAAAATGTGCCGAGTCCAGAGGACCCTGCTACGGTTGAGGCGTCAAAGCTGAAGTGGAGCGAACTTGAGGATCCGAAGCATCACGAGATGTTCCAGTGGTATCGCGATCTGATCCACCTGCGTCGCAGAACGCTGGCGCTAAACCTCGGCGATTTCAGCCGTATGGTGGTGCAGCACAGCGAAGAGGGACGTTGGCTTTACACCGACCGCGGCAACATTCGCACCATGATCAACTTCTCTGAGAACCCGACCGCGTTCGCCGTGGAGCCCGGTTCGGAGCTATTGCTCAGCAGCGACGTCGCCCCGGCGCGCGATGGGGACTGCGTCATGGTGCCGCCATGCAGCGTGGCCATCTATCACTGGCCGCCGCAGCCGCTGGATCAGGATCCGCCGGAATAA
- the treY gene encoding malto-oligosyltrehalose synthase, with protein MRETMQRTPLSTYRLQLHAGFTFAQASAIADYVRDLGVSHVYSSPYLQAGKGSMHGYDVVDHHRVNTELGGEAGHAAFSKRLGELHMGQVLDIVPNHMSVDRQNRMWWDVLENGPSSRFATFFDIDWNSAEEKLRDKVLMPVLGDQYGRILSNGEIKIVREGTDFLVQYGEQAFPVAPRSLSTLLSRAAEMAPSDTLNFLAVSFARLPAPDSTERSVQLARHRDKQVLLGLLTRLCSEQEAVCRSIDAALEELNGNIDALDEFLNAQNFRLAFWRTSDQELGYRRFFDVNSLIGLRMEREYVFEETHELILYWLDKGVLDGVRIDHPDGLRDPKQYLERLRARAPHAWIVAEKILEPGEWLRADWPVQGTSGYDYMNQCNALLVHPDGMRKLTAIYSEFARDSESFHDIAFEKKTKISKETLASDVNRLASLFVAICESNRNSRDYTRAQIRRAIRNVAACFGIYRTYVVPAMAVNDEDLTHIHEAIEEAKRRKPDIDGGLFDFMRDVLTLKVTGDKESEFVARFQQFTSPVMAKGVEDTAFYCYNRLTSLNEVGGDPGLNGITIADFHSYNAHMQTTFPTTMLTLSTHDTKRGDDVRARLAVLSEVPARWAAVLKRWSRMNAKYRTGKYPDANTEYFLYQTLIGAWPIDIERLKAYMQKAMREAKRITSWLDNDKDYEDALNAFMERILEDGAFVGELQGFVERIKRDGRINSLSQTLLKCTSPGVPDLYQGGELWDHSLVDPDNRRPVDYDLRRAMLAELTSRNWSDAAQYAVEHFEEGSPKLWLITQALKLRLERPTSFDASGSYSPMEVHGPKADHVIAYRRSGDVIAIAPRFPHLLTDNWSGTSLQLPVGRWTDRLSGQVHEGGSMIRISTLLDGFPVALLVHDSDRTAGEDVRRAEAPQAAA; from the coding sequence ATGAGAGAGACCATGCAACGAACGCCGCTTTCCACCTACCGACTTCAGCTGCACGCAGGGTTTACCTTCGCGCAGGCGAGTGCCATTGCGGATTACGTCCGAGACCTTGGCGTGTCGCATGTCTATAGCTCGCCCTACCTTCAGGCGGGTAAAGGCTCGATGCATGGGTATGACGTGGTCGACCACCATCGTGTGAATACCGAACTGGGGGGCGAGGCCGGCCATGCGGCGTTCTCGAAACGGTTAGGCGAGCTACATATGGGACAGGTGCTGGATATCGTGCCGAACCATATGTCTGTGGACCGACAGAACCGTATGTGGTGGGACGTGCTGGAGAATGGTCCATCCAGCCGGTTTGCCACATTTTTCGATATCGACTGGAACTCTGCTGAAGAGAAACTCCGCGATAAGGTGCTGATGCCTGTGCTTGGCGATCAGTATGGCCGGATCCTCTCCAATGGCGAGATCAAAATCGTGCGTGAGGGAACGGACTTCCTCGTCCAGTATGGCGAGCAGGCGTTCCCCGTAGCGCCTCGCTCGCTCTCCACGCTGCTGTCGCGCGCCGCGGAGATGGCGCCGTCGGACACGCTGAACTTTCTAGCGGTCTCGTTCGCGCGACTTCCGGCACCGGACTCCACGGAACGCAGCGTGCAGCTTGCACGGCATCGCGACAAGCAGGTGCTCCTGGGCCTTCTCACACGGCTGTGCTCGGAGCAGGAGGCTGTCTGTCGCTCAATCGATGCAGCTCTTGAAGAACTGAATGGAAACATCGATGCTCTGGATGAGTTTCTGAACGCTCAAAACTTCCGGCTCGCGTTCTGGAGGACGTCCGACCAGGAGTTGGGCTATCGCCGCTTCTTCGATGTGAACTCTCTCATCGGCCTCAGGATGGAGCGTGAATACGTCTTCGAAGAGACGCATGAGTTGATTCTTTACTGGCTGGATAAGGGTGTTCTGGATGGTGTCCGCATCGACCATCCGGACGGTCTGCGCGATCCGAAGCAGTACCTTGAACGCCTGCGTGCACGCGCACCGCATGCGTGGATTGTCGCGGAAAAAATTCTGGAGCCCGGCGAGTGGCTGCGGGCCGACTGGCCGGTGCAGGGAACCAGCGGCTACGACTACATGAACCAGTGCAACGCCTTGCTGGTGCACCCGGATGGCATGCGCAAACTCACAGCCATTTACAGTGAATTCGCGCGCGACAGCGAGAGCTTCCACGACATCGCCTTCGAGAAGAAAACGAAGATCAGCAAGGAGACGCTCGCCAGCGATGTCAATCGGCTGGCGAGCCTCTTCGTAGCGATCTGCGAATCGAACCGCAACAGTCGCGACTACACCCGTGCACAGATTCGCCGTGCCATTCGCAACGTTGCAGCCTGCTTCGGGATCTACCGGACATACGTTGTGCCTGCGATGGCCGTCAACGACGAAGACCTTACTCACATCCATGAAGCCATCGAAGAAGCGAAGCGCCGCAAGCCCGATATCGATGGTGGCCTGTTCGACTTCATGCGCGACGTGCTGACCCTGAAGGTCACCGGCGACAAGGAATCGGAATTCGTTGCGCGGTTCCAGCAGTTCACTTCGCCGGTGATGGCGAAAGGCGTGGAAGACACGGCCTTCTACTGTTACAACCGTCTGACGTCGCTGAATGAAGTCGGCGGCGATCCCGGTCTGAATGGCATCACCATCGCAGACTTTCACAGCTACAACGCGCACATGCAGACCACCTTCCCAACGACGATGCTTACGTTGTCCACGCATGACACGAAGCGTGGCGATGATGTCAGAGCACGCCTTGCCGTTCTGAGCGAGGTCCCCGCGCGCTGGGCCGCCGTGTTGAAGCGGTGGTCCCGTATGAATGCGAAGTACCGCACCGGAAAGTACCCCGATGCGAACACGGAATATTTTCTCTACCAGACGTTGATCGGCGCGTGGCCCATCGATATCGAACGCCTAAAGGCTTACATGCAGAAGGCGATGCGCGAGGCGAAGCGCATCACGTCCTGGCTCGATAACGATAAGGACTACGAGGACGCGCTGAATGCCTTCATGGAACGCATCCTGGAAGACGGTGCATTCGTTGGTGAGCTTCAGGGATTCGTTGAGCGTATCAAGCGCGACGGCCGCATCAACTCGTTATCGCAGACCTTGCTGAAATGCACGTCTCCCGGTGTGCCCGACCTCTATCAGGGCGGCGAACTCTGGGATCACTCTCTTGTCGATCCGGATAACCGCCGACCCGTGGACTACGATCTGCGACGAGCGATGCTTGCAGAACTCACGAGCCGCAACTGGTCCGACGCAGCGCAGTACGCGGTCGAGCACTTCGAGGAGGGCTCGCCGAAGCTTTGGCTCATCACGCAGGCACTGAAGCTGCGGCTGGAGCGGCCCACATCCTTCGATGCCAGTGGCAGCTACTCTCCGATGGAAGTACATGGGCCAAAGGCAGATCACGTCATTGCCTATCGGCGGTCCGGAGACGTGATTGCGATTGCCCCGCGATTCCCGCATCTGTTGACGGACAACTGGAGCGGTACCTCTCTGCAACTGCCAGTTGGCCGCTGGACCGACCGCTTGAGCGGCCAGGTACATGAGGGCGGATCGATGATTCGTATCAGCACCTTGCTGGATGGATTTCCCGTTGCGCTGTTAGTGCACGACAGTGACAGGACCGCGGGTGAGGACGTACGCAGGGCAGAGGCGCCGCAGGCAGCCGCGTAG